From Nilaparvata lugens isolate BPH chromosome 7, ASM1435652v1, whole genome shotgun sequence, one genomic window encodes:
- the LOC120352229 gene encoding uncharacterized protein LOC120352229 yields the protein MRIVASTKGASGHYNSLADITRPACQWLEWIKPFINDLATHAGYNPRDICLAAIPGWYEVTDFKFIENSHFKMAQIPIAPYGVYKIEFHLSEKDNRNCHCVRVYMEVIPDPKTILKKQKQNHTGPYEQRAIGSEFCRYSGRSCVEGNFTRRKLPGNNKDWHYNATLWSHMYVKDTTTMRIVASTKGASGHYNSLADITRPACQWLEWIKPFINDLAIHAGYNPKDICRAAIPGWYQITNFKFKENEHFKMPQIPIAPYGLYKIEFHLSEKDNRNCCCVRVYMEITPDAQTILNKQKHNRTAIFKL from the exons ATGCGGATAGTTGCATCCACAAAAGGGGCCAGTGGCCATTACAACAGCTTAGCAGACATCACAAGGCCAGCTTGTCAATGGCTGGAATGGATCAAGCCATTTATCAATGACCTTGCTACACACGCTGGTTACAACCCAAGGGACATCTGTCTTGCTGCAATTCCG GGATGGTATGAAGTTACagacttcaaattcatagaaAATTCGCACTTCAAAATGGCGCAGATCCCGATAGCTCCGTATGGagtatataaaattgaattccacTTGTCAGAAAAAGACAACCGAAATTGTCATTGTGTGCGAGTTTACATGGAGGTGATTCCTGATCCCAAAACTATTCTTAAGAAGCAGAAGCAGAACCATACa GGACCATATGAGCAAAGAGCAATAGGATCAGAGTTTTGTCGATATTCTGGGAGAAGTTGCGTTGAAGGTAATTTCACAAGACGCAAGCTCCCGGGTAACAACAAGGATTGGCACTATAATGCTACATTGTGGAGCCACATGTATGTGAAAGATACAACCACA ATGCGGATAGTAGCATCAACAAAAGGAGCAAGTGGCCATTACAACAGCTTAGCAGACATTACAAGACCAGCTTGTCAATGGCTGGAATGGATCAAGCCATTCATCAATGACCTTGCTATACACGCCGGCTACAACCCAAAAGACATTTGCCGAGCTGCAATTCCG GGATGGTATCAGATCACAAACTTCAAATTTAAGGAGAATGAACACTTCAAGATGCCACAGATTCCAATAGCGCCCTACGGTCTGTACAAGATTGAATTCCATCTGTCAGAAAAAGATAACCGAAACTGCTGTTGTGTGCGAGTTTACATGGAGATAACTCCCGATGCCCAGACTATTCTCAACAAGCAGAAGCACAATCGCACTGCTATTTTTAAACTCTGA